Proteins encoded by one window of Synergistaceae bacterium:
- a CDS encoding HAD family hydrolase, with protein MGRAQGKEKAAIFLDRDGTIIELKDYLRSFKDIVLIPTAVEALKIFKKAGYLLIVTTNQSGVARGYFTEDFVREANAKIADLFSEQGVKIDSFYYCPHHPDYPKEPEKEICDCRKPKTGMIMNAMADFPINLADSWVIGDNISDMEMAINAKIKSALVKTGYGKEVISNYPKDLKMPDIVADDIYQAAKLITAESGENK; from the coding sequence ATGGGCAGAGCACAAGGCAAGGAGAAAGCAGCGATTTTTTTAGATAGAGACGGAACGATAATTGAACTTAAAGATTATCTCCGCTCTTTCAAAGACATCGTGCTGATTCCCACTGCTGTAGAAGCCCTTAAAATTTTTAAAAAAGCCGGTTATTTACTTATAGTGACAACAAATCAAAGTGGTGTTGCAAGAGGTTATTTTACGGAAGATTTTGTAAGAGAAGCCAATGCCAAAATAGCAGATTTATTTTCAGAACAGGGAGTAAAAATAGACTCCTTTTATTATTGCCCCCATCACCCCGATTACCCAAAAGAGCCAGAAAAAGAAATATGCGACTGTCGAAAACCTAAAACGGGGATGATAATGAATGCTATGGCTGACTTTCCAATTAATCTGGCAGATAGTTGGGTAATAGGTGATAATATATCTGATATGGAAATGGCAATAAATGCAAAGATAAAATCAGCTCTTGTAAAAACAGGATACGGCAAAGAGGTTATCTCAAATTATCCGAAGGATCTAAAAATGCCTGATATAGTAGCGGATGACATCTACCAAGCCGCAAAATTAATAACGGCAGAAAGTGGAGAGAATAAATGA
- a CDS encoding glycosyltransferase family 9 protein, with amino-acid sequence MLKNKKKGIPKAEDKFLWVRFSALGDVLQALSAVFLIKEKFPEIKISFLTTEPYMKIVESQPYIDEVLIGQKKPWKTLIKTAKKIRNNQFKFVASTYKGSHMTFLNILAGVKNRLGDSVSFPFFQTQNIYSWAELNGIDLYNREKPSIFATEESIAFAKDLFLPYEGKKKLFAAIGAGIVSKRWPHEKWIEFLPPLISDGWQIVLNGHGEEERLFAEAIIDEIGSDSILNLVNRLDFLKMAAVVRECDMAIGNDTGPLHMASLSGIPTLGIFDYIQPAEVGYAMPWFACVVSRNEPLQTFYAKKRCQSVLAEISSDKVRRAFDFLAEKFLY; translated from the coding sequence ATGTTAAAAAATAAAAAGAAAGGCATTCCAAAAGCCGAAGACAAGTTCCTTTGGGTTCGCTTCAGTGCTTTGGGAGATGTTCTTCAGGCACTTTCAGCCGTATTTCTGATAAAAGAGAAGTTCCCCGAAATAAAAATTTCTTTTCTTACAACCGAGCCATATATGAAAATTGTAGAATCGCAGCCATATATTGATGAAGTGTTAATAGGACAGAAAAAGCCTTGGAAGACCTTAATAAAAACAGCCAAAAAAATTAGGAACAACCAGTTTAAATTTGTTGCTTCGACATATAAAGGTTCTCATATGACATTCTTAAATATATTAGCTGGAGTGAAAAACAGATTGGGAGACAGTGTTTCTTTCCCATTCTTCCAAACTCAAAACATTTATTCATGGGCAGAGTTAAATGGGATAGATCTATACAACAGAGAAAAGCCATCTATTTTTGCGACAGAAGAAAGTATTGCTTTCGCAAAAGATCTCTTCCTTCCATATGAAGGGAAGAAAAAACTCTTTGCTGCAATAGGTGCTGGAATCGTCTCCAAAAGGTGGCCTCATGAGAAATGGATTGAATTTTTACCGCCATTAATCTCAGACGGTTGGCAAATTGTTTTAAACGGCCACGGGGAAGAGGAGCGTCTCTTTGCTGAAGCAATAATAGATGAAATAGGCAGCGACTCTATACTTAATTTGGTAAATAGGCTAGATTTTCTAAAGATGGCTGCTGTTGTCAGAGAGTGTGACATGGCTATAGGCAACGATACCGGTCCTCTTCACATGGCATCGCTGAGCGGTATTCCAACCTTGGGGATCTTTGACTATATCCAACCGGCGGAAGTTGGTTATGCAATGCCATGGTTTGCCTGTGTTGTGAGCAGAAATGAACCGCTTCAAACCTTTTATGCGAAAAAACGTTGTCAGTCTGTTCTTGCAGAAATATCATCAGATAAAGTAAGAAGAGCATTTGATTTTCTTGCAGAAAAGTTTCTGTATTAA
- a CDS encoding glycosyltransferase, giving the protein MRIAIIINNMHSGGAERVALTLLNTLIDMGHIVTFVLFKEEGPLLSDIPKNTGIVALNDEPTLMAALNPFSGLRKWLKRIKKTDEFDVLLTSSSKINNITVLANKIAKTNIPIVITEHNIFSEFIADRHIHRRIYHLSMAKLLYKKADLYVAVSDYVRKDAIKLGLISADKAHYIHNPIMFREDLQEGLHHWFEDCSLEVVLSVGSFFGVKDYPTLVKAFALLHKKRPQTRLIILGRGGKRVLIEGLVKELQIQDYVDMPGFLNPYNFMKYSKVYVCSSKHEASSLAVGEALMAGLNVVSTDCGGPAELLGFGEYGQLVPVGDHEALAAAVEDAIINPISSDVLKDRASNWEPKLILSKYIELINEMLQNRNSATYKSRIEERIYVKK; this is encoded by the coding sequence ATGAGAATTGCAATAATAATTAACAACATGCATAGTGGTGGCGCTGAGCGCGTAGCACTTACCCTTCTTAACACTCTAATAGATATGGGGCACATTGTCACTTTTGTACTGTTTAAGGAAGAAGGGCCTCTACTGTCGGATATTCCCAAAAACACAGGAATAGTTGCATTGAACGATGAGCCTACCCTTATGGCTGCACTAAACCCATTCTCAGGTCTTAGGAAGTGGCTAAAAAGGATAAAGAAAACAGATGAGTTTGATGTTTTATTAACATCTTCTTCAAAAATAAACAACATCACAGTCTTGGCAAATAAAATAGCCAAGACAAATATTCCCATCGTAATAACAGAACACAATATTTTTTCTGAATTTATAGCGGATAGGCATATTCATCGTCGCATTTATCACTTATCAATGGCAAAATTATTATATAAAAAAGCGGATCTATATGTTGCCGTATCAGATTATGTGAGAAAAGATGCAATTAAGCTGGGGTTAATTTCTGCAGATAAAGCACACTACATTCATAACCCTATAATGTTTAGAGAGGATTTGCAAGAAGGGCTTCATCACTGGTTTGAAGACTGTTCGCTTGAGGTGGTACTTTCCGTCGGCAGCTTCTTCGGAGTGAAAGACTATCCCACACTTGTAAAAGCTTTCGCTCTCCTTCACAAGAAAAGACCGCAAACAAGGCTGATAATTCTGGGTCGTGGAGGTAAAAGGGTTTTAATTGAAGGGCTTGTTAAAGAGCTGCAAATACAAGATTATGTTGATATGCCGGGGTTTCTGAATCCCTATAATTTTATGAAATATTCAAAGGTTTATGTGTGCTCTTCCAAACATGAGGCAAGTTCCCTTGCTGTAGGTGAAGCTCTCATGGCGGGACTGAATGTAGTCAGCACTGATTGCGGCGGCCCGGCAGAACTGCTTGGATTTGGTGAGTATGGACAGCTTGTCCCGGTTGGAGACCATGAAGCTCTTGCTGCTGCAGTGGAAGATGCGATTATAAATCCGATATCTTCAGACGTTCTCAAAGATAGAGCTTCAAACTGGGAGCCGAAACTTATTCTTTCTAAGTATATAGAGCTTATAAATGAAATGCTTCAAAATCGAAACAGTGCTACCTATAAATCTCGGATAGAGGAGCGTATTTATGTTAAAAAATAA